Proteins encoded by one window of Paenibacillus sp. DCT19:
- a CDS encoding thiamine pyrophosphate-binding protein has product MRTVADYLAEALRNLGVTHVFGIIGKSICPAALKMVDYGLEFIPGRHESSSGFAASGYALQTGKLGVAFATSGPGGTNLLTAAAHAKANNLPVLFITGHQSIQELGLPQCQDSSSYLADLAEMFRPATLFSKLVERGDHFATLFNHAISIALGPNKGPVHLCLPFDVQTELLEQCRIILPEPEPMISITNLNRVLPLIQQSTNPLIIAGKGVSRAHAHDELLHLAELLHIPVITSPGGKGAIAWNHPLYHGPCGVGGFPHADDLMNQSDLFIVLGSRLSDMTICNLKAENHPAHLIQFDSDPTFVGKILNSQTLHITGDLKDNMNYLLGHLTEHTEQLQALNRETPPAEYSLPLPELSQLSLASVLEDMSDFLPYDHTLFVDDGSHGFHAVQRYKVKKPGSFVFDAYFACMGNAIGMAIGAKAASPEETIVCITGDGCFMMLGTEINTAVCNQLPVIFIVVNNKQLDMALKGMQKTTGRIDGTLFEVPMDASKFAESLGAVAFRAETQAEFTVALKEAQQLNQVTVIELLTDRDEIPPTAHRTLNLN; this is encoded by the coding sequence ATGAGAACCGTTGCAGATTATTTAGCGGAAGCTTTGCGTAATCTAGGCGTCACCCATGTCTTTGGCATTATCGGAAAATCCATTTGCCCTGCTGCGTTGAAGATGGTCGATTATGGTTTGGAATTCATCCCCGGACGCCATGAATCCAGTTCTGGATTTGCCGCATCAGGTTATGCACTTCAGACTGGGAAGTTGGGTGTAGCATTTGCAACCTCAGGTCCAGGCGGAACCAATCTACTAACCGCTGCTGCCCATGCGAAGGCGAACAACCTGCCTGTATTATTCATTACCGGACATCAGTCCATACAGGAATTGGGGCTTCCTCAGTGCCAGGATTCCTCCTCTTATTTAGCTGATCTAGCTGAGATGTTCAGACCTGCCACATTGTTTAGTAAGTTAGTCGAGCGTGGAGACCATTTCGCCACACTTTTCAATCACGCAATCTCCATTGCGCTGGGTCCGAACAAAGGACCCGTTCATCTCTGTCTTCCGTTCGATGTACAGACTGAGCTTTTGGAGCAATGCCGAATCATTCTTCCCGAACCTGAACCTATGATTAGCATCACCAATCTAAACCGAGTCCTCCCCTTAATTCAACAATCCACAAATCCATTAATTATTGCGGGTAAAGGCGTTAGCCGTGCACATGCTCATGATGAACTATTACATCTGGCAGAACTACTTCATATTCCCGTCATCACTTCACCTGGTGGCAAAGGCGCCATTGCCTGGAATCATCCGTTATATCACGGCCCTTGCGGAGTCGGAGGTTTCCCCCATGCAGATGATCTAATGAATCAGAGTGATCTATTTATTGTACTTGGCTCACGTTTAAGTGATATGACGATATGTAATCTTAAGGCTGAGAATCACCCAGCACACCTCATTCAGTTTGATAGTGATCCTACCTTCGTTGGTAAAATTCTAAACTCACAAACCTTACATATCACCGGCGATCTTAAAGATAATATGAACTACCTTCTTGGGCACCTCACAGAACATACAGAACAACTTCAAGCACTGAACAGGGAGACACCACCTGCGGAGTATTCCCTTCCGCTCCCTGAATTATCTCAGTTATCGTTGGCATCTGTGCTAGAGGACATGAGCGATTTCCTTCCATATGACCACACCTTGTTCGTGGATGATGGCAGCCACGGATTCCATGCGGTTCAGCGGTACAAAGTCAAGAAACCTGGAAGTTTCGTATTCGATGCCTACTTCGCTTGCATGGGTAATGCCATCGGTATGGCGATCGGAGCCAAAGCCGCTTCACCTGAAGAAACGATCGTATGTATTACAGGGGATGGCTGCTTCATGATGTTAGGCACTGAAATTAATACCGCCGTCTGCAACCAGCTTCCGGTGATTTTCATCGTGGTGAACAACAAGCAATTGGATATGGCACTTAAAGGTATGCAAAAAACAACCGGACGGATTGATGGCACGTTATTCGAGGTTCCAATGGACGCATCGAAGTTTGCAGAATCTCTTGGCGCTGTGGCCTTCCGAGCAGAGACACAGGCCGAATTCACCGTCGCGCTTAAGGAAGCCCAACAACTAAATCAAGTTACGGTCATTGAACTGCTTACAGATCGTGATGAGATTCCACCAACAGCGCATCGTACACTTAATTTGAACTAG